Proteins encoded within one genomic window of Armatimonadota bacterium:
- a CDS encoding uroporphyrinogen decarboxylase family protein encodes MTDLERFLGIMEYQPVDRVPNHELGVWPQTIERWQSEGMPRDELKFDWFAGEPYFGFDRREFISLNFDMIPLFEVEVLERTERYEVVRNQLGIITRALVEGSIGTSRMCMDTYIEFPVKTLDDFRQLKKRYDPRDPSRYPQDWRQNILRWRSRDYVLVLGRNCQADGFYWRAREWMGTENLSYAWYDQPKLCHEMMETYADFTIEVARPILEEIDVEYFNLNEDFAGKGGPLIGPETFKKYIFKPMKRLVEFFKSKGTRYVILDSDGNFEPLIPLLMDAGIDMVWPLERAAGMNPVCLRAKYGRSLRLSGGVDKRVLPKGKSAIEEHLRELLPLIEEGGYIPTVDHTVPPDVSWQNFCDYMNAKRKLLEGKL; translated from the coding sequence ATGACGGATCTAGAACGCTTTTTGGGGATAATGGAGTATCAACCGGTTGATAGGGTGCCAAACCACGAACTTGGCGTTTGGCCTCAGACGATTGAGAGATGGCAGTCCGAGGGAATGCCGAGAGATGAACTGAAATTTGACTGGTTTGCGGGCGAGCCGTATTTTGGTTTTGACAGACGCGAGTTTATTTCGTTGAACTTCGACATGATTCCGCTTTTCGAAGTCGAGGTATTGGAGAGAACAGAGCGATACGAGGTTGTTCGAAATCAGCTTGGCATAATAACTCGGGCATTGGTCGAAGGGAGTATTGGCACAAGTCGGATGTGCATGGATACATATATCGAATTTCCTGTGAAAACATTGGATGATTTTCGTCAGCTTAAAAAACGCTATGACCCTCGCGACCCTTCGCGATATCCGCAAGATTGGAGACAAAATATCCTGCGTTGGCGCTCTCGTGATTACGTATTAGTGCTAGGCCGCAATTGCCAAGCGGATGGCTTTTACTGGCGGGCGCGGGAGTGGATGGGGACAGAAAACCTTTCATATGCATGGTACGACCAGCCAAAGCTTTGCCATGAGATGATGGAGACTTACGCTGATTTTACAATAGAAGTTGCGCGCCCAATACTCGAAGAAATTGATGTGGAGTATTTTAATTTAAATGAAGACTTTGCTGGCAAAGGTGGGCCGCTCATTGGACCAGAGACGTTCAAAAAGTATATTTTTAAGCCAATGAAGAGGCTTGTTGAGTTCTTCAAATCTAAGGGCACTCGTTATGTCATATTGGATAGCGATGGAAACTTTGAGCCGCTGATTCCTTTGCTTATGGATGCAGGAATTGATATGGTTTGGCCACTCGAACGTGCAGCTGGCATGAATCCAGTTTGCTTGAGGGCGAAGTATGGCCGGTCACTTCGTTTATCGGGCGGGGTGGACAAGCGAGTGCTTCCGAAGGGTAAGTCTGCAATTGAAGAACATCTTCGTGAACTCCTCCCACTAATTGAAGAAGGTGGTTACATCCCCACTGTTGACCATACTGTACCTCCTGATGTTTCTTGGCAGAACTTCTGCGATTATATGAATGCCAAACGAAAATTACTCGAAGGCAAACTTTGA
- a CDS encoding right-handed parallel beta-helix repeat-containing protein: protein MDKRLFGLFFFLGVFMFGGLMMASKTSAVPKADFYVSTCGNDLWSGTFPAPNDMHTDGPFASIEHAQKAARALKKKKDPKCSVKIMIRGGTYCLDKPLVFKPEDSNTIYAAYPGEKPVLSGGRQITGWKKVKEKLWKVELADVKAGRWSFRDLYVNGERRRRPRLPREGFFHIEKPISPEVKDAFIYPEGSIKPWKNLDDVEVIVFNAWDELRLRIASIDEQTRTVTFTGSNNWPFGAWGQGSNRFYIENVYEALDEPGEWYLDQKEGILYYYPLPGESMSKVKVIAPILEELVIIDGDVENQKWVNNLVFRGLSFQYTGWHLPAQGHIPIQAEYSVGAVLVANGAQSCEILDCEFTHLGKYAIHFGSGCKNNKVADCHIYDMGAGGIKIGLPTNNLKDSQKTENNEILNNHIHDLGKTYLCAVGVWIGGSGNNRIAYNHIHDLNYSGISVGWTWGYGPSLAVGNIIEHNHIHDLGKGLLSDMGGIYTLGVSPGTVLRNNLIHDVVSYSYGGWGIYFDEGSTGIIAECNIVYNCKSAGFHQHYGRENVVRNNIFAFGKEAQIQRTRAEGHISFIFENNIVYWTEGNLFAGNMKDGSFQFDKNVYWNASGKPVEFPKDWKERGLDVHSIIADPLFMNPEKHDFRLKKESPAFALGFKEIKDAGD from the coding sequence TTGGACAAGCGCTTGTTTGGATTATTTTTCTTTCTTGGAGTATTTATGTTTGGGGGGTTAATGATGGCTAGCAAGACGTCTGCTGTGCCGAAAGCTGATTTTTATGTTTCCACATGTGGCAACGATTTGTGGTCCGGGACCTTTCCTGCGCCAAATGATATGCACACTGATGGGCCATTTGCTTCAATTGAGCATGCCCAAAAAGCCGCTCGAGCACTAAAAAAGAAAAAGGACCCGAAATGCTCAGTTAAGATAATGATTCGGGGCGGCACTTACTGTTTAGACAAGCCTCTTGTTTTCAAACCAGAAGATTCTAACACAATCTACGCCGCTTATCCTGGCGAAAAGCCGGTGTTGAGTGGAGGAAGGCAGATTACAGGTTGGAAGAAGGTGAAAGAAAAATTATGGAAAGTTGAATTAGCGGACGTTAAGGCGGGTAGATGGTCTTTCAGGGACTTATATGTTAATGGCGAGCGACGTAGGCGTCCTCGACTTCCTAGAGAGGGTTTCTTTCACATTGAAAAGCCCATCTCGCCTGAAGTGAAGGATGCATTTATTTACCCCGAGGGGAGTATTAAACCATGGAAGAACCTGGATGACGTTGAGGTCATTGTTTTTAACGCTTGGGACGAGCTTAGGTTACGGATTGCTAGCATAGATGAGCAGACGCGAACAGTTACTTTTACAGGTTCAAACAATTGGCCCTTTGGTGCATGGGGGCAAGGTTCTAATCGCTTTTATATAGAGAATGTTTACGAAGCTTTGGACGAGCCTGGCGAGTGGTATCTTGACCAAAAGGAGGGAATACTTTATTACTATCCGCTTCCTGGCGAGAGTATGTCGAAAGTTAAGGTTATTGCCCCTATTCTCGAAGAGCTTGTGATAATTGATGGCGATGTTGAAAATCAGAAATGGGTTAATAATTTAGTCTTTCGTGGATTGAGCTTTCAATATACAGGATGGCACCTGCCAGCACAAGGGCATATCCCTATCCAGGCGGAGTATTCTGTTGGCGCAGTTCTAGTAGCAAATGGCGCACAATCATGCGAGATACTCGACTGCGAGTTTACCCATTTAGGTAAATATGCCATCCATTTTGGTAGCGGCTGCAAGAATAATAAAGTTGCTGATTGCCATATCTATGATATGGGTGCTGGCGGGATAAAGATAGGTTTGCCAACCAACAATTTGAAAGATTCACAGAAAACAGAAAATAATGAGATATTGAACAACCATATCCATGACTTGGGGAAAACATACCTTTGTGCGGTTGGCGTTTGGATTGGCGGTAGTGGAAACAATCGCATTGCCTATAATCACATACATGACTTAAACTACTCAGGCATATCTGTTGGTTGGACCTGGGGTTATGGTCCAAGCCTTGCGGTCGGAAATATTATAGAACACAACCATATACATGATCTTGGCAAGGGCCTCCTAAGTGATATGGGTGGTATATATACGCTAGGAGTTTCGCCAGGGACTGTCCTTCGTAATAACCTGATTCATGATGTTGTCTCCTATAGTTATGGCGGATGGGGAATTTATTTCGACGAAGGAAGCACCGGCATCATAGCAGAGTGCAACATAGTTTACAATTGTAAAAGCGCTGGGTTTCATCAGCACTATGGTAGAGAGAATGTTGTTCGAAATAACATTTTTGCATTTGGAAAAGAAGCGCAAATTCAGCGCACGCGGGCAGAGGGACACATCTCCTTTATTTTTGAGAATAATATTGTCTATTGGACGGAGGGCAATTTATTTGCCGGCAACATGAAGGATGGAAGTTTCCAATTTGATAAGAACGTTTATTGGAATGCAAGTGGGAAACCGGTTGAATTCCCCAAAGACTGGAAGGAACGCGGTTTGGATGTGCATTCTATTATCGCTGACCCACTTTTCATGAATCCCGAAAAACACGACTTTCGACTTAAAAAGGAATCCCCTGCGTTCGCCCTTGGTTTCAAGGAAATAAAAGACGCTGGAGATTAA
- a CDS encoding histidinol-phosphatase, producing the protein MRTSYHTHSRWSDGEGEIADFVHWASKLGLDELGISDHCVIHPNNSLITWSIPPNMLEVYVEEVQKAAKKATSNLTVRLGIEMDYFPETEDLIRSVLAKYPFDYAIGSVHFFGDFPIDEAAEKWDTLNQEQRNEIIRGYWKSVRKMAESRLFDIAGHLDLTKKFGHYASVDLSKEISATLDAIADSGMVVELNTSGWHRPCKEQYPSLSILKGCVSRGISVVVTADAHSPLELVRDFDKAYALLREVGYTEKDLELRIIRRNFCKLK; encoded by the coding sequence ATGCGAACATCATATCATACACACTCACGTTGGAGCGATGGAGAAGGTGAGATAGCCGACTTTGTCCATTGGGCAAGCAAATTGGGACTAGACGAGCTAGGAATATCTGACCATTGCGTTATACATCCAAACAATTCTCTAATTACCTGGAGCATCCCTCCAAACATGCTCGAAGTCTACGTCGAAGAGGTGCAAAAAGCTGCAAAAAAAGCAACCAGCAACCTAACCGTCCGCTTGGGCATCGAGATGGACTATTTCCCTGAAACTGAAGATCTCATCCGCAGTGTGCTCGCCAAATATCCTTTCGACTATGCAATAGGGTCGGTTCACTTTTTTGGCGATTTTCCAATTGACGAAGCTGCTGAAAAGTGGGATACGCTAAATCAAGAACAGAGAAATGAAATAATACGTGGCTATTGGAAAAGCGTTAGAAAAATGGCGGAAAGCCGTTTATTTGACATTGCCGGGCATCTCGACCTAACAAAGAAATTTGGACACTATGCTTCGGTGGACCTTAGCAAGGAGATTTCGGCGACCTTGGACGCAATTGCCGACTCGGGAATGGTTGTTGAACTAAATACTTCCGGCTGGCACAGACCCTGCAAGGAACAATACCCATCACTTTCAATTCTAAAAGGTTGCGTCAGTCGGGGGATTTCGGTTGTTGTAACGGCGGATGCACACTCACCCTTAGAATTAGTTAGAGACTTTGATAAGGCATATGCACTCCTCCGAGAGGTTGGCTATACTGAAAAAGACCTAGAGCTTCGAATTATACGGAGAAACTTTTGTAAATTGAAGTAA
- a CDS encoding Gfo/Idh/MocA family oxidoreductase yields the protein MAEKVRIGMIGCGTVACYGHIPAISNCEEIELVALSDLNQTRLEELAEKYKVAAIYTDYRDLLARDDIDAVGVAVPLDQHHPVVLDAAETGKHVLCEKPIAQSVELAEEMIQAMEKAKRLFAINFELRHTEPMPQMKALLDQGVIGELKVIRGIGNWMGGRWAGEDRYRMLITVGLGPIVDCGIHHFDLCRWFSKSEFAEIHAIGTHIEDYPNPDHVIATGKMDNGVLFIIEQGWAYTHNTPAHEANLRHDLIGTEGLISYANLQCSIEGQENRREFSLYSKNECFRKTITSPAKAFDKMYSLFAKSIRQGHLIDLPSGYDGLQALKASLKALELAKCKSI from the coding sequence ATGGCAGAAAAAGTTAGGATTGGAATGATTGGATGTGGAACCGTAGCCTGCTATGGACACATACCCGCAATCTCAAACTGCGAAGAAATCGAGCTTGTTGCACTCTCTGACCTAAATCAAACAAGACTTGAGGAACTAGCTGAAAAGTACAAAGTCGCGGCTATATATACCGATTATCGAGACCTTCTTGCTCGCGATGACATCGACGCCGTCGGAGTTGCTGTCCCTCTCGACCAGCATCATCCTGTAGTGTTGGATGCCGCAGAAACAGGCAAGCATGTCTTATGCGAAAAGCCAATCGCACAAAGCGTTGAGCTTGCTGAAGAAATGATTCAAGCGATGGAAAAAGCTAAACGCCTTTTTGCCATCAATTTCGAGCTACGCCACACAGAACCAATGCCGCAGATGAAAGCATTACTTGACCAAGGCGTTATCGGTGAGCTAAAAGTAATTCGAGGAATTGGAAACTGGATGGGCGGCAGGTGGGCAGGGGAAGACCGCTATAGAATGTTGATAACCGTTGGATTGGGCCCAATTGTTGACTGTGGAATCCACCACTTTGACCTTTGCCGGTGGTTTAGCAAATCAGAGTTTGCCGAAATTCATGCCATAGGCACACATATCGAGGATTACCCAAACCCCGACCATGTGATAGCTACAGGTAAAATGGACAATGGCGTATTGTTTATAATTGAGCAGGGTTGGGCGTATACGCATAATACGCCTGCGCATGAAGCTAATTTGCGGCACGACTTAATAGGAACAGAAGGTTTGATAAGCTATGCAAACCTGCAGTGTAGCATCGAAGGCCAGGAGAATAGACGAGAGTTTAGCCTTTACAGCAAGAATGAATGCTTCCGCAAGACAATTACTTCACCCGCAAAGGCTTTCGACAAGATGTACTCTCTATTCGCCAAGAGCATTAGACAAGGACATTTGATTGATTTGCCTTCGGGTTATGATGGCCTCCAAGCACTTAAGGCATCTTTAAAAGCATTGGAATTGGCTAAATGCAAATCAATTTAA
- a CDS encoding EamA family transporter, translating to MKVFWLAMLTAILWGITPVLDKLGLEKATPHAALTIRTIVIAVGLMVFLGASGSWSELVTIDRRSVMYIILGALAAGLIGQLVYYYALKAGEAAWVVPIAATYPLVTAAVAVVFLKEPITPGKIIGAVLIVLGVLVIRLDQVLWPR from the coding sequence ATGAAAGTTTTTTGGCTTGCAATGCTTACCGCAATTCTTTGGGGTATAACGCCTGTACTTGATAAGCTGGGCTTGGAAAAAGCAACTCCACATGCTGCTTTAACTATTAGGACTATTGTAATAGCCGTTGGATTAATGGTGTTCTTGGGTGCGTCAGGTAGCTGGAGCGAACTAGTTACAATTGATAGGCGTTCTGTAATGTATATAATCCTTGGTGCACTTGCGGCAGGACTGATAGGTCAGCTGGTGTATTATTACGCTTTAAAAGCCGGTGAAGCCGCATGGGTTGTGCCTATAGCGGCTACTTATCCGCTTGTAACTGCCGCTGTAGCTGTCGTCTTTCTCAAAGAACCTATTACACCTGGGAAAATCATTGGCGCTGTGCTTATTGTGCTTGGTGTTCTAGTGATAAGGCTGGACCAAGTATTATGGCCAAGGTAA
- a CDS encoding carbon-nitrogen hydrolase family protein yields the protein MFPIHVAAVQYATEMYDKTHNTDKAIHLLDKAAHLADLVLLPEISFTGYWLGKDMKRFAEPVPGPLTTIVSQIAVTRNAWICFGLAEREGDKIYNTAVLIGADGNIVGKHRKVHLFQADLEAGFSPGNELSVFETSLGRIGILVCYDAFHIESIRVLDLKGAQIVLMPSVGLSAPDEIEDTMRSWEIVLTANSKFGRCYVVWANKIGKDNNLICIGNSMILDPNGNIIARGGTEEEIVRAQIQLEPKMPREGRRPELYTPICTV from the coding sequence ATGTTTCCTATACATGTAGCTGCAGTACAGTACGCCACGGAAATGTATGATAAAACACACAATACAGATAAGGCAATTCACTTGCTCGACAAAGCGGCCCACTTAGCCGATTTAGTTCTCTTGCCGGAAATTTCTTTTACAGGCTATTGGCTTGGAAAAGATATGAAGCGTTTTGCAGAACCTGTTCCTGGACCTCTAACAACAATTGTCTCCCAGATAGCGGTTACGAGAAATGCGTGGATATGTTTCGGTCTTGCCGAACGTGAAGGTGATAAGATTTACAATACAGCAGTGTTGATTGGAGCCGATGGAAATATTGTTGGAAAACACAGAAAGGTTCACTTATTTCAAGCTGACCTTGAAGCAGGATTTTCGCCGGGAAATGAGCTTTCTGTATTTGAAACAAGTCTGGGGCGAATTGGAATCTTGGTTTGTTATGACGCCTTCCATATCGAAAGCATAAGAGTCCTTGACCTAAAAGGCGCACAAATCGTGTTAATGCCAAGTGTAGGTCTCTCTGCCCCAGACGAGATTGAAGATACAATGCGGTCATGGGAAATCGTTCTAACAGCCAATTCAAAATTTGGCAGATGTTATGTCGTATGGGCAAATAAAATTGGCAAAGACAATAATCTTATTTGCATTGGCAATAGCATGATTCTTGACCCAAATGGCAATATAATTGCAAGGGGTGGAACGGAAGAAGAGATAGTCCGCGCACAAATTCAGCTTGAACCCAAAATGCCACGTGAAGGTCGCCGCCCTGAGCTATACACACCAATATGCACAGTTTAA
- a CDS encoding DUF72 domain-containing protein, translated as MKNRAYIGTSGWNYNHWVDVFYPKGLPSKKWLEFYAQYFDTVEINFSFYRLPERETFEKWRNESPEGFTFAVKASRYLTHQKRLKDAKEPLERIINNARGLGEKLGPILYQLPPSFKIDLERLQSFLELLPKDLRHVMEFRNPSWQVDEVFNLLKEYSVGYCIMSAPGLPRIIKATAPFAYIRMHSGGIETEGNYEEQMLEWWAEQVKEMLENVDVYVYFNNDYKGFAIQNAKRLKELVGF; from the coding sequence ATGAAGAATCGGGCATACATTGGCACATCAGGATGGAATTATAACCACTGGGTGGACGTTTTCTATCCGAAAGGCTTGCCTAGTAAAAAATGGCTTGAGTTTTATGCTCAATATTTTGATACAGTAGAAATTAATTTCTCGTTTTATCGGTTGCCCGAGCGCGAGACTTTCGAAAAATGGCGCAACGAATCACCAGAAGGTTTTACCTTTGCAGTCAAGGCAAGCAGGTACCTAACTCATCAAAAAAGATTAAAAGATGCAAAAGAACCACTGGAAAGGATAATTAACAATGCACGTGGATTAGGCGAAAAGCTAGGCCCAATTTTGTACCAGCTTCCGCCAAGTTTTAAAATAGATTTGGAAAGACTTCAGAGCTTCCTTGAATTGCTCCCAAAGGACCTCCGACATGTAATGGAATTTCGTAATCCGAGCTGGCAAGTAGATGAAGTTTTCAATTTGCTGAAAGAATATTCTGTAGGTTATTGCATTATGAGCGCGCCTGGTTTGCCGCGGATTATCAAAGCGACAGCACCTTTTGCCTATATTCGCATGCATAGCGGCGGTATTGAAACCGAAGGCAACTATGAAGAACAAATGCTTGAATGGTGGGCTGAACAAGTAAAAGAAATGCTCGAGAATGTGGACGTTTATGTGTACTTTAATAATGACTATAAAGGCTTTGCGATACAAAACGCAAAAAGACTCAAAGAACTAGTGGGGTTTTAA
- the hydE gene encoding [FeFe] hydrogenase H-cluster radical SAM maturase HydE, whose protein sequence is MDSLFEKAIETGNLSREEIIRLLSLDDKESVARLFAVADQVRKKECGDDVHIRGLIEFSNICMRNCLYCGLRLENAKVRRYRMGIDEVVKAAVKVGKYGVGTVVLQSGEDPWFTAERMAEIIQKIKSEVDCAVTLCIGERSSEDYRIMKKAGADRFLLRHETANSELYRRLHPGMSFENRLRCLNNLREHGYQVGAGNIVGLPGQSVADLADDALFVKELDADMVGIGPFIPHPNTPLANYPGGSLGMSLKMVAVVRIVTRNALIPATTAVGTVDPFGREKALMAGANVVMPNFTPLEYRVHYEIYPAKRCITEDPQQALADIRARIESIGRKVATGPGHSLKKRL, encoded by the coding sequence ATGGATTCCCTATTTGAAAAAGCCATTGAAACTGGCAATCTAAGCAGAGAAGAGATTATACGCCTCTTATCACTTGACGATAAGGAAAGTGTAGCCCGCCTTTTTGCAGTTGCTGATCAGGTGCGAAAAAAAGAATGTGGCGATGATGTTCATATTCGGGGATTGATAGAATTCTCTAACATTTGTATGAGGAATTGCCTATACTGCGGACTGAGGCTAGAAAATGCCAAAGTTCGAAGATATCGCATGGGCATTGACGAAGTTGTTAAGGCCGCAGTTAAGGTTGGAAAATATGGCGTTGGCACTGTAGTTCTCCAATCTGGTGAAGACCCCTGGTTCACTGCCGAGCGAATGGCTGAAATTATTCAAAAAATTAAATCCGAGGTGGATTGCGCTGTTACTCTCTGCATTGGCGAGCGTTCATCGGAAGACTACAGGATAATGAAAAAAGCCGGCGCAGATAGGTTCCTTCTTCGACACGAAACAGCAAATTCGGAGTTATATAGGCGGCTTCATCCCGGTATGTCTTTTGAAAATAGATTGCGTTGTTTGAATAATCTGCGCGAGCACGGCTATCAGGTTGGCGCTGGAAACATAGTTGGCTTGCCAGGTCAGTCTGTAGCCGACCTAGCAGATGATGCACTCTTCGTGAAAGAATTGGATGCGGATATGGTTGGAATTGGCCCTTTTATTCCCCACCCCAACACACCACTAGCCAACTATCCTGGCGGAAGCCTTGGGATGAGCCTAAAAATGGTTGCTGTTGTTCGAATCGTAACGCGAAATGCTCTTATACCTGCAACCACAGCTGTGGGAACAGTCGACCCATTTGGACGAGAAAAGGCTCTAATGGCTGGCGCAAATGTTGTTATGCCAAACTTTACCCCGCTCGAATACCGCGTTCACTATGAGATCTATCCTGCTAAGCGGTGCATTACCGAAGATCCTCAGCAAGCTTTGGCGGACATACGTGCTAGGATTGAGTCAATTGGCAGAAAGGTGGCTACTGGACCAGGGCATTCACTAAAGAAGAGACTTTAA
- the hydG gene encoding [FeFe] hydrogenase H-cluster radical SAM maturase HydG, translating into MLEVIERNEIEEILKDSAKPSRLEIESILDKARALKGLSLSEFASLLALEDLDLLEQVFLAAREVKEKVYGKRLVFFAPLYVSNYCANNCLYCGFRRDNKDLERRCLTVDEVREEVKILLAEGHKRLLLVFGEHPHYSGIDYMEEVISAVYSVRTPDGEIRRVNVNSAPLTVEDFRRLKACGIGTYQLFQETYHPSIYKYVHPSGPKANYEWRLTAINRAFEAGIDDVGIGVLFGLYDYKYECVAMLAHIRSLEENFGIGPHTISVPRLEPALNAPLAAKPPYPVTDFEFRKIIASIRLAVPYTGIILTTRERPEFRDELFALGVSQISAGSVTSPGGYKRRQKHAPEAEQFEIGDTRSLEELVATIIKKGYIPSFCTACYRLKRTGDRFMSLAKTGNIGQMCLPNAILSFEEYLLDHATPSTRAAGQKVVDKSLEELPAEMRTRTRRLLEELRSGKRDLYV; encoded by the coding sequence ATGCTTGAAGTAATCGAAAGGAATGAAATAGAGGAAATCCTCAAGGACTCTGCAAAGCCCTCGAGACTCGAAATTGAGTCAATATTGGACAAAGCTCGTGCGTTGAAGGGTCTTTCTTTATCGGAGTTTGCCAGTCTGCTTGCCCTCGAAGACCTAGACCTCTTGGAGCAAGTTTTTCTAGCGGCGAGAGAAGTAAAGGAGAAAGTATACGGGAAACGGCTTGTATTTTTTGCACCACTCTACGTTTCAAACTACTGCGCGAATAACTGTCTATACTGTGGGTTCAGAAGGGACAATAAGGATCTTGAGCGGCGATGCCTTACGGTTGATGAGGTTCGCGAGGAAGTCAAAATTCTTCTGGCAGAAGGTCATAAGAGATTACTCCTTGTATTTGGAGAACATCCTCATTACTCGGGAATAGACTACATGGAGGAAGTCATATCTGCTGTATATAGTGTTCGCACCCCTGATGGAGAAATTCGCCGAGTAAATGTAAACAGTGCACCGCTTACCGTAGAAGATTTTCGCCGCTTGAAAGCGTGTGGCATTGGCACGTATCAATTATTTCAAGAGACATACCACCCAAGCATTTACAAATATGTTCACCCATCTGGTCCCAAAGCCAATTATGAGTGGAGGCTTACAGCTATTAACAGGGCTTTTGAAGCGGGGATTGACGATGTAGGCATTGGCGTTCTCTTTGGACTTTATGACTACAAATATGAATGTGTTGCGATGCTAGCTCACATACGGAGTTTAGAAGAAAATTTTGGAATCGGGCCGCATACAATTTCAGTACCACGACTTGAACCTGCGCTTAATGCTCCTCTTGCAGCAAAGCCGCCCTACCCTGTTACTGACTTCGAATTTCGGAAAATAATCGCTTCCATAAGACTAGCAGTTCCATACACTGGAATCATTCTTACTACCAGAGAAAGGCCCGAATTTCGTGATGAACTCTTCGCATTAGGGGTATCGCAAATTAGCGCTGGGTCTGTAACCTCTCCTGGTGGATACAAACGGCGACAAAAACATGCTCCAGAGGCTGAGCAATTCGAGATAGGAGATACTAGGTCGCTTGAGGAGCTTGTGGCGACAATAATTAAAAAAGGCTATATTCCAAGCTTTTGCACCGCATGCTACCGACTAAAGCGAACTGGCGATAGGTTTATGTCTTTGGCAAAAACGGGCAATATTGGACAAATGTGCCTGCCGAACGCAATCTTGTCTTTTGAAGAATACCTACTTGATCATGCGACCCCTTCTACTCGTGCTGCAGGTCAAAAAGTTGTAGACAAATCGCTCGAAGAGTTACCGGCAGAGATGCGCACGCGGACACGACGACTCCTTGAAGAGCTTCGCTCAGGAAAACGTGATCTTTACGTATAA